The Nanoarchaeota archaeon genome contains a region encoding:
- the ndk gene encoding nucleoside-diphosphate kinase codes for MPIEKTLILLKPDAVQRAIAGEIVSRFEKKGLKIVGMKLINVSKELAHTHYSEHKEKPFFPGLVDFITAGPTLSLVVEGDNAIAVIRRLVGATNPQNADPGTIRHDFGMVTGRNLIHASDSAASATREIALFFKKDEIIEYELVHEKWVYE; via the coding sequence ATGCCTATCGAAAAAACACTGATTTTGCTAAAACCCGATGCAGTACAGCGCGCAATAGCTGGCGAAATAGTTTCGCGCTTTGAAAAAAAGGGCTTGAAAATCGTTGGAATGAAGCTCATAAACGTCTCAAAAGAACTTGCGCATACGCATTATTCCGAACATAAAGAAAAGCCGTTCTTTCCAGGGCTTGTTGATTTCATAACCGCAGGGCCTACTCTTTCACTTGTTGTTGAAGGCGACAACGCAATAGCAGTCATCAGAAGGCTGGTCGGCGCAACAAACCCGCAGAACGCAGATCCAGGCACAATAAGGCACGATTTCGGCATGGTCACCGGAAGAAACTTAATTCATGCTTCTGATTCTGCAGCGAGCGCAACTCGCGAAATTGCGCTTTTCTTCAAAAAAGATGAGATAATAGAGTACGAGCTCGTGCATGAAAAATGGGTGTATGAGTGA
- a CDS encoding transcription initiation factor IIB, producing the protein MAAEIPKAKCPECNGTSFSKDEHRGELICNKCGMVIEENEIDQSPEWRAFDTDQQSKRTRTGAPLTFTKHDKGISTEIGKGVGELYKVSVKKRAQYYRLRKWNKRLTKSKDRNLSYSLSELARQVSYLGLPKSVHEEVGRLYEKAVTKGLVRGRSMESIITALIYAVAREKRSPRTLSELAAASGIEKREIGRAYRYVARELNIRILPALAEEYIPRFSSLLGLSGPVQALSKDILKSAVDEEVTSGKGPTGIAAAALYIAAVLKGERRTQRDIADVVGVTEVTIRNRYKDIVRKLGIEEEVERKAAEVEKIYADKKEK; encoded by the coding sequence ATGGCAGCCGAAATACCGAAAGCAAAATGTCCCGAATGCAACGGCACAAGTTTCTCAAAAGACGAACATCGGGGAGAACTTATCTGCAACAAATGCGGAATGGTAATTGAAGAAAATGAAATAGATCAATCACCCGAATGGCGCGCATTCGACACAGACCAGCAGTCCAAAAGAACAAGAACAGGCGCCCCGCTTACATTCACAAAGCACGACAAAGGAATATCCACTGAAATCGGAAAAGGTGTCGGCGAGCTTTACAAAGTGTCTGTCAAAAAACGCGCACAGTACTACCGCCTAAGAAAGTGGAACAAACGCCTTACAAAATCAAAGGACAGAAACTTATCATATTCTTTATCAGAACTTGCAAGGCAAGTATCATACCTCGGCTTGCCGAAATCAGTCCATGAGGAAGTTGGCAGGCTTTATGAAAAAGCAGTAACAAAAGGCCTTGTCCGCGGTCGATCGATGGAATCAATAATTACGGCTCTTATTTACGCGGTTGCCCGAGAAAAACGCAGTCCAAGAACGCTTTCAGAACTTGCGGCAGCTTCAGGAATAGAGAAGCGCGAAATAGGAAGGGCTTACAGATACGTAGCACGCGAGCTCAACATTAGGATTTTGCCGGCGTTGGCGGAAGAATATATTCCACGATTCTCATCATTGCTCGGCCTTTCAGGCCCAGTGCAGGCGCTTTCAAAGGATATACTAAAAAGCGCGGTTGATGAAGAAGTCACATCAGGAAAAGGCCCGACAGGAATCGCGGCAGCTGCTCTTTATATTGCGGCAGTGCTTAAGGGCGAGAGGCGCACACAGCGCGATATCGCAGACGTTGTTGGCGTGACAGAAGTCACAATAAGAAACCGCTACAAAGACATTGTCAGAAAGCTTGGAATCGAGGAAGAAGTCGAGCGCAAGGCAGCAGAAGTCGAGAAGATATATGCTGACAAGAAAGAGAAGTAA
- a CDS encoding 23S rRNA (pseudouridine(1915)-N(3))-methyltransferase RlmH: MISILSIGSNKMFKPQEIEYLSRINRFIRTEVTEIKEDKSERVEEVIRKEGVALLARIKEKKFFALDPKGASLTTESFAQLIRGRNDLISNHSQTDLGWKASSGAKQNEMIFVIGGANGLSEEVKRRAEKTISLSAMIFTHEIARILILEQIYRTLTIEKGMKYHK; encoded by the coding sequence ATGATCTCTATATTATCAATCGGCTCAAACAAGATGTTCAAACCGCAGGAAATAGAATATCTTTCGCGCATCAACAGATTTATTCGCACAGAAGTTACCGAGATAAAAGAAGACAAATCCGAGCGCGTAGAAGAAGTCATCCGCAAAGAAGGCGTTGCACTTCTAGCAAGAATCAAGGAAAAGAAATTCTTTGCGCTTGACCCAAAAGGCGCTTCACTCACAACAGAAAGTTTCGCGCAACTGATTCGCGGCAGGAATGACTTAATTTCCAACCATTCACAAACGGATTTGGGTTGGAAAGCTTCGAGTGGAGCGAAGCAAAACGAGATGATTTTCGTCATCGGCGGAGCAAACGGGCTTTCTGAAGAAGTAAAGAGACGCGCGGAAAAAACAATTTCGCTCTCTGCAATGATCTTCACGCATGAAATCGCGCGCATCCTGATTCTTGAGCAGATTTATCGGACTTTGACAATTGAGAAGGGAATGAAATACCATAAATAG
- a CDS encoding ATP-dependent DNA ligase: protein MLYRALAETYQKLEATTLKLEKARILSDFLQNSPAEELDNVCYLALGRIYPGWSETELGIASLLMVKTLSKTYGVNPKKIEEEWKKTGDLGTVAENLTETKKQAALFKRHLSLNDVFENLRKLPSHEGSGSQEKKRMLISELFSSASPLEAKYLARTIIGNLRIGVAEGILRDAIAEAFFATAYSKAQLLLKTDGAREFERLFKIEGKRFVIEDTIAKYFEEDDESGEVKKRFEIFKEKNTVRIATCKEIDTIAKEETFWKKSKSIGADFIFAESDEITKAINEKIYSAVDEAIELSNDFGLVAKCASEEGDAGFKSITLELGHPIKVMLAQKSTGIDDALETVGTPCAIEYKYDGFRMQIHKKGDDVEIFTRRLENVTRQFPEIRDAVKKGIRADTCIIEGEAVGFDPKTKKYKAFQEISRRIKRKYEIGKTAEEIPIILNLFDILYLDGKSLIKAEFADRRRKLEVIVREMPMRLVLAEQLLTASKTSAEEFYKKSLEAGNEGIMFKNISAPYKPGSRVGHMIKLKPTMESLDLTIVGGEWGEGKRANWVSSFILACIDRDTGDFVGIGRMGTGIKEKTIEGLSFSELTEMLREHIIKEEGKTVMVEPSIVVEVAYEEIQKSPTYSSGYALRFPRLLRLRVDRAPQEIDDLTRVEDLYNKQRGRKQ, encoded by the coding sequence ATGCTCTACCGCGCGCTTGCCGAAACATATCAAAAACTCGAAGCTACGACGCTGAAGCTTGAAAAGGCGCGCATCCTATCCGATTTTCTCCAAAATTCGCCTGCTGAAGAGCTTGACAACGTCTGCTATCTTGCGCTAGGCAGGATTTATCCCGGCTGGAGCGAAACAGAGCTTGGCATCGCATCACTTCTTATGGTCAAAACTCTTTCAAAAACTTATGGCGTAAATCCGAAAAAAATCGAAGAAGAGTGGAAAAAAACAGGAGATCTCGGAACTGTCGCAGAAAATCTCACAGAAACAAAAAAGCAAGCCGCACTCTTCAAAAGGCATCTTTCGCTTAATGACGTTTTCGAAAACCTGAGAAAATTACCATCGCATGAAGGTTCTGGTTCGCAGGAAAAAAAACGCATGCTAATCTCTGAACTTTTCTCTTCCGCATCACCTCTTGAAGCAAAATATCTCGCGCGAACAATAATCGGAAACCTGCGAATCGGCGTTGCAGAAGGCATACTGCGGGACGCTATTGCAGAGGCATTCTTTGCTACGGCGTATTCAAAAGCGCAGCTGCTCCTGAAAACCGACGGCGCAAGAGAGTTTGAACGGCTCTTCAAAATTGAAGGCAAACGATTCGTAATTGAGGATACGATCGCAAAATACTTCGAAGAAGATGATGAAAGCGGCGAAGTAAAAAAACGGTTTGAAATTTTCAAAGAAAAAAATACGGTGCGCATTGCAACATGCAAAGAAATAGACACAATCGCAAAAGAAGAAACGTTCTGGAAAAAATCAAAAAGCATAGGCGCGGATTTCATATTCGCCGAAAGCGACGAGATTACGAAAGCAATAAACGAAAAAATATACTCTGCAGTCGATGAAGCAATTGAATTGTCAAACGATTTCGGCCTTGTTGCAAAATGCGCAAGCGAAGAAGGCGATGCGGGATTCAAATCAATAACTCTTGAGCTTGGGCACCCGATAAAAGTAATGCTCGCACAAAAATCAACAGGGATTGACGATGCGCTCGAGACTGTAGGAACTCCATGCGCGATAGAATATAAGTACGACGGATTCCGCATGCAGATACATAAAAAGGGCGATGATGTAGAGATTTTCACGCGCAGGCTTGAGAATGTCACAAGGCAGTTTCCTGAAATCCGGGACGCTGTGAAAAAAGGCATAAGAGCGGACACATGCATTATCGAAGGCGAGGCTGTAGGCTTTGACCCGAAAACAAAAAAATACAAAGCATTCCAGGAAATCTCGCGCAGGATAAAGCGGAAATACGAAATAGGAAAGACCGCAGAAGAGATTCCGATTATACTAAATCTTTTTGATATATTATATCTTGACGGAAAATCGCTGATAAAAGCTGAATTCGCCGACCGGCGCAGAAAGCTCGAAGTGATTGTACGTGAAATGCCGATGCGCCTGGTGCTTGCAGAACAGCTTCTTACTGCGTCGAAAACATCGGCAGAAGAGTTTTACAAAAAATCCCTTGAAGCCGGAAACGAAGGTATAATGTTCAAGAATATCAGCGCACCTTACAAGCCCGGCTCGCGAGTCGGCCACATGATAAAGCTTAAGCCCACAATGGAATCGCTGGACCTGACAATTGTCGGAGGCGAATGGGGTGAAGGAAAGCGGGCGAACTGGGTTTCAAGCTTCATCCTTGCATGCATTGACCGCGACACTGGAGACTTTGTTGGAATCGGTAGGATGGGAACCGGAATAAAAGAAAAAACAATAGAAGGCTTGAGCTTTTCCGAGCTTACAGAAATGCTTCGCGAGCACATCATAAAAGAGGAGGGAAAAACTGTGATGGTTGAGCCTTCGATTGTTGTAGAAGTCGCGTATGAAGAGATACAGAAATCGCCGACATACAGCTCGGGCTATGCATTGCGGTTTCCAAGACTTCTAAGATTAAGAGTGGATCGCGCGCCGCAGGAAATTGACGATTTGACGCGAGTTGAAGATCTATATAATAAACAAAGAGGACGAAAACAATGA